One genomic segment of Acinetobacter oleivorans DR1 includes these proteins:
- the murI gene encoding glutamate racemase, with protein MNNNNNPIGMIDSGLGGLSLFKHIRQALPNEDIIYFADSKYVPYGDKESDWIVSRTTHLISNLVAQGKCKAIVIACNTMTAVAIETIRAQINVPLIAIEPAVKPAVAITQSKHIAVLATATTVKGKNLKSLIETYAQDIKVSLVPCIGLAEKIETGKAHTEEVKDYLENILAPLVEQKVDTIILGCTHYPFVSDTIQEIVGRDIQIIEPSEAVTAQLIRQLNQYKLSSESPNEGNHIIWTSSDPLEVADVTFSLLGKHLPVKDIAI; from the coding sequence ATGAATAACAATAACAACCCAATTGGAATGATTGATTCTGGTTTAGGCGGGTTGTCTCTCTTTAAGCACATTCGGCAGGCCCTTCCGAATGAAGATATTATCTATTTCGCTGACTCGAAATATGTCCCGTATGGAGACAAAGAAAGCGACTGGATTGTTTCAAGAACCACGCATCTAATTTCAAATCTAGTTGCTCAGGGTAAATGCAAAGCGATCGTGATTGCGTGTAATACGATGACGGCTGTAGCGATTGAAACAATCAGAGCGCAAATTAATGTGCCACTCATTGCCATAGAACCAGCGGTAAAACCTGCTGTAGCCATCACTCAAAGTAAGCATATTGCTGTCTTGGCGACTGCCACCACAGTGAAGGGCAAAAACTTAAAAAGTTTAATTGAAACGTATGCGCAAGATATCAAAGTGTCTTTAGTACCTTGTATTGGTTTGGCCGAAAAAATTGAAACGGGCAAAGCGCATACCGAGGAAGTTAAGGATTATTTAGAAAATATTTTGGCGCCGTTAGTCGAGCAAAAAGTTGATACGATTATTTTAGGATGCACCCATTACCCATTTGTCTCAGATACGATTCAGGAAATTGTAGGTCGTGATATCCAAATTATTGAGCCTTCGGAAGCTGTAACAGCGCAATTAATACGGCAGCTCAATCAATATAAGTTAAGTTCTGAAAGTCCAAATGAGGGAAATCATATTATTTGGACCAGTTCAGACCCGTTGGAAGTTGCGGACGTTACTTTTTCATTGTTAGGTAAACATTTACCTGTAAAAGATATCGCAATATAA